Below is a genomic region from Pseudomonas sp. JQ170C.
TCATGACCCACCTGCATGGCTGGATGGGGCTGCGCGACTGGCAAGTGCTGTTTGTGGTCGAAGGCATTCCGGCAATACTGCTGGGGGTGTTCGGCTGGTTCTGGCTGGTCGACAAACCGGCGGATGCACGCTGGCTCACGCCCCGGCAGAAGCAGCTGCTGAGCAACGCCCTGGCGCAGGGGCAGGGCGCCGACACGGCCCGGGCGACCCTCGGTGAAGTGTTGCGCAACCCTCGTGTGTACATCGCCGGCCTGGTGTTCTTCTGCCTCTACAGCGGCTCGAACACCGTGTCGTACTGGATGCCGACGCTGATCCGCGGCTTTGGCGTCGACGACCTCAAGACCATCGGTTCGCTGGCCAGCCTGCCGTACCTGCTGGCGCTGGTGGGCATGTATCTGTTGGCGCGCAGCTCCGACAAGCGCCTGGAGCGACGCTGGCATGTGGCGGTGCCGGTCCTGGTCAGCGCCGGCTGCTTTGCGCTGTTGGGCCCGGCCCAGGGGCACCTGGGGTTCTCGGTGGCGCTGATGACCTTGGGAGCGGCGTCGGCGCTGGCCTCGCTGTCACTGTTCTGGACCATCCCCCCGGCGCTGCTGACGCCGTCGGCCGCTGCGGTGGGCATTGCCGTGATCAGTTGCATCGGCGGCCTGGCGGGGGTGATCAGCCAGGTGGTGGTGGGGGCGATCAAGTCGGCGACCGGCAGTTTGTACCTGGCCTTCGACGTCATCGCCGTTGTGCTGGTGATGGGGGCGGTGCTGTTGCTGGTGGCAATTCCGGCCAGTCAGTTACAGGAGCGGCACGGCCACTGAAGGCCGTGCGGGGTGGCTCGTTGAGCGACCCCGCACGGCGCCGGTCAGGCGATCCAGCCTTTGCTCCGGGCGATGGCCAGGGTCTCGGTGCGGCCCTTGGTATCGAGCTTGGCGTAGATCTTTTGCAGGTGCGATTTGACCGTGAACTCGGACAGGAAGACTTTCTCGGCGATATCGCGGTTCTTGAGACCCACGGCCAGTAACTGAAGGATCTGGTATTCGCGTGCGGTCAGTACCTTCTGGGCGCCGTTGTCGTCGTGCACCGCTGCGCTTTCCCCGGCCTCTGCTCCCAGGTACTGCAGCAACTCCTCGACAAAGTTGGGCTCGATGCCCAGTTCCTTGCAGCGCGGCCTGCCGCTGACGGCCCAGCGCTGCACCAGGCCGGCCAGGCGCTCGCCTTCCTCGATGAAGGTCGCCAGGAAACCCTCGTGGCTGGCCAGGCGCAAGGCATCGTTGAGCGCCTGGAAGGCCTCCTGCGCGTGCTGCTGGCTGTCCAGGGCCATGGCCAGCAGGATGTGCAGCTTCAGTTCGCGGCGCACATGCTGCCAGTGCCGCGCTTGTTCGATGGCCGTACGCAAGGCCTGGGCCGCCTGCGCGCCTTCACCCTGGACGATGCGCAGGCGCTGGCGAGCGATGCTGGGGGTATCGACCTCGTTGGCAAAGCGGATGAAATCGGGGCGGTCCCAGTCACCGTTCTGGTCGGCGGCGTGCAGCGCCTGGCTGGCGACATCCAGGCGCTGCTCGAGCATCGCCACCCGCGCGCGTTCGAGCCAGGCCGAGCACTGCAGGCGACGTGAGCCGACCTGCTGGCCGATCTGCTCCAGCTCCACCAGGCAGCGCATCCAGGTGGTGCGATCGCCCTTGTTGTAGGCAATGCGCGCCGTGAGCACATGGGTGACGATCTGGTTTTCCGGCGAGATCACCTGCTTGGCGAAGTACAGGCAGCGCGTCAGGGTCTTTTCGGCCTGGTCGAAGGCAGCGACTTCGTACATCAGCAGGCCGTAGAAAATATCCAGCGACAGCTTGGCTTCATGGGACTTGCGCTGACTGCTGCCCAGCGGTGCATCGACGG
It encodes:
- a CDS encoding MFS transporter, with the translated sequence MNDAVAIPATTDADALETREVFRKVILRLLPYLFLAYGLNTIDRLNVSFAKLRMAEDIVLTDAAYGIGAGIFYLGYILFEVPSNMYLQRIGARATLTRIMVLWGLVTVATAFVTTANQLIVARFFLGVAEAGFFPGVILYLTYWFPPALRARITAVFLMAAMIAGVVSGPLAGWIMTHLHGWMGLRDWQVLFVVEGIPAILLGVFGWFWLVDKPADARWLTPRQKQLLSNALAQGQGADTARATLGEVLRNPRVYIAGLVFFCLYSGSNTVSYWMPTLIRGFGVDDLKTIGSLASLPYLLALVGMYLLARSSDKRLERRWHVAVPVLVSAGCFALLGPAQGHLGFSVALMTLGAASALASLSLFWTIPPALLTPSAAAVGIAVISCIGGLAGVISQVVVGAIKSATGSLYLAFDVIAVVLVMGAVLLLVAIPASQLQERHGH